The window CCCTGATCATGGCGGGCGCGCTGCTCAGCACGCTACCGCTGCTCCTGGTCTTCGCGATCTTCGGCAAGCAGATCGTGGGGGGCATCATGCAGGGCGCGGTGAAGGGCTGAGGCCCGGGTTCGCCCGCGTACGTCTTGTCACCGGGGGTCGGGTCACCGCCGCCTCGACCCCCGCTCTTCGCCTCCGTTCGCGCTTTCGCCTTCGCGCGTGCACCACTCCCCCCACCCACCTCCGTCGGTCTACACGACCACCAATGGGAGCGCTTCCATGCCTGAACCCGTGAATCCGGCCACCCCGGTGACCTTTCCTCCAGCCTTCCTCTGGGGCGCGGCCACCTCCGCCTACCAGATCGAGGGAGCGGTGCGGGAGGACGGTCGTACGCCCTCCATCTGGGACACCTTCAGTCACACGCCGGGCAAGACCGCCGGCGGCGAGACCGGTGACATCGCTGTCGACCACTACCACCGCTACCGCGACGACGTGGCGATGATGGCGGACCTGGGCCTCAACTCGTACCGCTTCTCGATCTCCTGGTCGCGGGTGCAGCCCACGGGCCGGGGTCCCGCGATCCAGCGCGGCCTCGACTTCTACCGCCGTCTGGTCGACGAACTGCTCGACAAGGGCATCAAGCCGGCCGTCACCCTCTACCACTGGGACCTCCCGCAGGAGCTGGAGGACGCGGGCGGCTGGCCCGAGCGGGACATCGTGCACCGCTTCGCCGAGTACGCGCGGATCGTGGGCGAGGCCCTCGGCGACCGGGTCGAGCAGTGGATCACCCTCAACGAGCCGTGGTGCACGGCGTTCCTCGGCTACGCCTCCGGGGTGCACGCGCCGGGCCGTACGGACCCGGTGGCGTCGCTGCGCGCGGCCCACCACCTGAACCTGGCGCACGGGCTCGGCGTCTCGGCGCTGCGTTCGGCGATGCCCGCCCGCAACTCGATCGCGGTGAGCCTCAACTCCTCGGTGGTACGGCCGATCACCAGCGCCCCCGAGGACGTGGCCGCGGCCCGCAAGATCGACGACCTGGCCAACGGCGTCTTCCACGGGCCGATGCTGCACGGGGCGTACCCGGAGAGCCTGTTCGCCGCCACCGCGTCGCTGACGGACTGGTCGTTCGTGCAGGACGGTGATGTGGCGGCCGCCAACCAGCCGCTGGACGCGCTGGGGTTGAACTACTACACGCCGACGCTGGTGGGCGCGGCGGACCCCGACGCCGTCGGGCCCCGCGCGGACGGCCACGGGGCGAGCAACCACTCGCCGTGGCCGGGCGCGGACGACGTCCTGTTCCACCAGACCCCGGGCGAGCGTACGGAGATGGGCTGGACCATCGACCCGACGGGCCTGCACGAGCTGATCATGCGCTACTCGCGGGAGGCGCCGGGTCTGCCGATGTACGTCACGGAGAACGGCGCCGCGTACGACGACAAGATCGACTCGGACGGCCGCGTCCACGACCCCGAGCGCATCGCCTACCTGCACGGCCACCTGCGGGCGGTCCGGCGCGCGATCGCCGAGGGGGCGGACGTGCGCGGGTACTACCTGTGGTCCCTGATGGACAACTTCGAGTGGGCGTACGGGTACGGCAAGCGCTTCGGCGCGGTGTACGTCGACTACGCGACCCTGACGCGCACCCCGAAGTCGAGCGCGTACTGGTACGCGCAGGCGGCGAAGACGGGCGCGCTGCCGCCGCTGGTGACGACACCGGCGTAACGGCCACAGGGCCGGGGGCTGGGGAGCCCCCTGGGGGGAACGGGGGACCGGGGCGCGGCGCACATAGGGGAAGCGCCGCGCCCCGGAGGGGTGGTCAGAGCCGCCGGTAGGCGTCCGCGCAGGTCGGCGAAGGCGTGCTCGCACAGGGCGGTGCCGACGCGGGGCCGGCCCTCCAGGCGACGTAGCCGGCGATGACGCCGTCGGCCTCGGCGACCGCCACGTACGTGTCCTGGGCCGGATCGTGGAGAGTGGGGACCCCGACCGAAAGGACGTGCCCGTGACACTGCTGGTCGCCGCCGTCATCGTCCACGACCGGGCCGCGGGCCGGGTCCTCCTCCTCCAGCGGGGCGAGCACGCCAGATTCGCCCGGGGAAGGTGGGATCTGCCCGTCGGGAAGAGCGAACCCGGGGAGCCCGTCACCGGGACCGCCGTGCGGGAGCTGTACGAGGAGACCGGGCTGACCGTGAAGCCGGAGGCGCTGGAGGTCACGCACCTCATCCACGCGGCCCGCGGCGTCGATGCACCGGACGGCTATCTCACCGTCGTGTTCGTCGCCCACGAGTGGACGGGCGAGCCCGAGAACCGGGAACCGCACAAGCACGCCCAGGTCCGCTGGTTCGCCACCGACTCCCTGCCCGACGACTTCGTGGAGGGCAACTCCGGCGCGTTGCGCGGCTACCTGGCCGACGGTCCCCGGATGTCCCTGTACGGCTGGGCGTGACGTCGGGACGTCGCCGCGGCGGCTCGTCGCGCCCTCGGAACGCCGCAGGGCCGCGCCCCCGAAGGAGCGCGGCCCTGTCCGGTCATGAGCGGGTCAGCGGGGTTCGCGGACGACCGCCACGTCCCCGGCCGGTACCAGCACCGTCGCCGGGGCGTCGGTCGTGGTGACGGGCTTGCCCGTCAGCAGCTCGACGGACCCGGCGGCGACCTCGACCTCGGCGTCGTCGTCGCCGTGGTTGATCAGGAAGAGGTAGTCCGCCTCCGGGCCCCGGCGCAGGGCCGCCTCGACGTGTGCGGGGGTCGGGCGCACCGAGGTCACGCCCGCCTCCTCGCGGACGCGGTCCAGGAGGGCGGCGAGGGTCGTCGGGTCCGGGCGGGTGGCGACGTACCAGGCGGTGCCCGCGCCGTGGGTGTGGCGGGTGACCGCCGGGACGCCGGTCAGGGGGCCGGAGGTGTACGAGGTCACCGCCTCCGCGCCCGCCAGGGCGACCCGCTCCGACCACAGTCCGGCCGTACCGCCGTCGCTCAGGCCCACCGACTCGCCCGGCAGCAGCGGGAACAGCTCGTCCGTGCGCACGCCCAGCGCCTCGCGGAACGCACCCGGGTAACCGCCCAGCCGGACGTGGCAGTTCTCGTCGACCGCGCCGCTGTGGAAGCCGACGGCGAGCGTGCCGCCGGTCTCGGCGAAGCCGGTGAGGTTCGCCGCGCCCGCGTCGTCCACCAGGTACAGGCTCGGCGCCAGCACCAGTTTGTACGCGGACAGGTCCGCGTCGGGGCGGACGAAGTCCACGGCCACGCCGCCCCGCCACAGCGGCTCGTACCAGGCGCGGACCAGGTCCTGGAAGCGGAGTTCGCCGCTCGGCTGGGAGGGGAGTTCCACCGCCCACCAGGCGCTCCAGTCCCAGGCGATCGCCACCTCGGCGACGCCCGTGCTGCCCCGCACCTCCGCCAACGAGCCCAGATCCGCGCCCAGTCGCACCACGTCCCGCCAGATCTGGCTGTCGGTGCCCGCGTGCGGGAGCATCGCCGAGTGCCACTGCTCGGCGCCGGCCTTGGCCGCCCGCCACTGGAAGTAGGCGATGCCGTCGGCGCCCCGGGCCACGTGGGACAGGGCGTTGCGGCGCAGCTCGCCCGCCGTCTTGGCCCGGTTGACCGGCTGCCAGTTGACCGCGCCGGTGGAGTGCTCCATCAGCAGCCACGGACTGCCGCCGGCCAGCGAGCGCACCAGGTCGCCGCTGATCGCGATGTCGATCTCGGACTCGGGGTCGGTGGACTGGAGGTAGTGGTCGTTGGAGACGATGTCCAACTCCGGTGCCCAGCGCCAGTAGTCCAGCTTGTCGAAGTTGAACATCACCATGAAGTTGGTGGTGGCGGGGGTGGTGGGGGCCGCCTCCAGCAGCACCTCGCGCTCCGCCTTGCACAGCGAGAGCAGCGCGTCGCTGCAGAAGCGGCGCCAGTCCAGCTGGTGGGTGGGGTTCGGGACCGCGCCCGTCGGGCGGGGCGGGATGATCTCGTCCCAGTCGTAGTACCACTGGCTCCAGAACGTCGTGCCCCAGGCGTGGTTGAGCGCCGCCAGGTCGTCGTCGTACTTCTCGCGCAGCCAGACCCGGAAGGCCGCCGCGCTCGTGTCGCAGTGGCACTCGCCGTTGTGGCAGCCGTACTCGTTGTGGACGTG is drawn from Streptomyces bottropensis ATCC 25435 and contains these coding sequences:
- a CDS encoding GH1 family beta-glucosidase: MPEPVNPATPVTFPPAFLWGAATSAYQIEGAVREDGRTPSIWDTFSHTPGKTAGGETGDIAVDHYHRYRDDVAMMADLGLNSYRFSISWSRVQPTGRGPAIQRGLDFYRRLVDELLDKGIKPAVTLYHWDLPQELEDAGGWPERDIVHRFAEYARIVGEALGDRVEQWITLNEPWCTAFLGYASGVHAPGRTDPVASLRAAHHLNLAHGLGVSALRSAMPARNSIAVSLNSSVVRPITSAPEDVAAARKIDDLANGVFHGPMLHGAYPESLFAATASLTDWSFVQDGDVAAANQPLDALGLNYYTPTLVGAADPDAVGPRADGHGASNHSPWPGADDVLFHQTPGERTEMGWTIDPTGLHELIMRYSREAPGLPMYVTENGAAYDDKIDSDGRVHDPERIAYLHGHLRAVRRAIAEGADVRGYYLWSLMDNFEWAYGYGKRFGAVYVDYATLTRTPKSSAYWYAQAAKTGALPPLVTTPA
- a CDS encoding beta-galactosidase, with the protein product MKRELNVPGIAYGGDYNPEQWPEEVWAEDVRLMREAGVNMVSVNIFSWALLEPREGEYDFSRLDKILALLHENGIAADLATPTAAPPAWFFVKHPDALPVDGDGRALSYGSRQTFCPSSPAYREAALRIARVLGERYADHPAVVMWHVHNEYGCHNGECHCDTSAAAFRVWLREKYDDDLAALNHAWGTTFWSQWYYDWDEIIPPRPTGAVPNPTHQLDWRRFCSDALLSLCKAEREVLLEAAPTTPATTNFMVMFNFDKLDYWRWAPELDIVSNDHYLQSTDPESEIDIAISGDLVRSLAGGSPWLLMEHSTGAVNWQPVNRAKTAGELRRNALSHVARGADGIAYFQWRAAKAGAEQWHSAMLPHAGTDSQIWRDVVRLGADLGSLAEVRGSTGVAEVAIAWDWSAWWAVELPSQPSGELRFQDLVRAWYEPLWRGGVAVDFVRPDADLSAYKLVLAPSLYLVDDAGAANLTGFAETGGTLAVGFHSGAVDENCHVRLGGYPGAFREALGVRTDELFPLLPGESVGLSDGGTAGLWSERVALAGAEAVTSYTSGPLTGVPAVTRHTHGAGTAWYVATRPDPTTLAALLDRVREEAGVTSVRPTPAHVEAALRRGPEADYLFLINHGDDDAEVEVAAGSVELLTGKPVTTTDAPATVLVPAGDVAVVREPR
- a CDS encoding NUDIX domain-containing protein, coding for MTLLVAAVIVHDRAAGRVLLLQRGEHARFARGRWDLPVGKSEPGEPVTGTAVRELYEETGLTVKPEALEVTHLIHAARGVDAPDGYLTVVFVAHEWTGEPENREPHKHAQVRWFATDSLPDDFVEGNSGALRGYLADGPRMSLYGWA